A section of the Quatrionicoccus australiensis genome encodes:
- the recO gene encoding DNA repair protein RecO, translating into MNPRSKVDAQPAFVLHTIPFRETSLIVEVFSRDFGRMSLLARGARRPRAAIRGLLMAFQPIEVGWAGKGEVLTLMKAEWQGGLPLLSGEALFCGYYLNELLMHLLPREDAHEHLFERYADMLARLAADPAGKGREADLRSFEKALLQELGYGLTLEHDSSGQHIVPEGIYTYRMEQGPVRVEHAEAAAQTVSGQTLLDLAAEDFSDPRSRSEAKALMRTLMAYYLAGVELETRKIFKELQEL; encoded by the coding sequence ATGAACCCGCGCAGCAAGGTCGACGCCCAGCCGGCTTTCGTTTTGCACACCATCCCGTTCCGGGAAACCAGTCTCATCGTTGAAGTCTTTTCCCGCGATTTCGGCCGCATGTCTTTGCTGGCGCGCGGCGCGCGCAGGCCGCGCGCCGCGATCCGCGGCCTGCTGATGGCCTTCCAGCCGATCGAGGTGGGCTGGGCCGGCAAGGGCGAAGTGCTGACCCTGATGAAAGCCGAATGGCAAGGCGGTCTGCCGCTGCTCTCCGGCGAAGCCCTGTTCTGCGGCTATTACCTCAATGAATTGCTGATGCACCTGCTGCCGCGCGAGGATGCGCATGAGCACCTGTTCGAACGCTACGCGGACATGCTCGCCCGGCTTGCGGCCGATCCCGCCGGCAAGGGGCGCGAGGCTGATCTGCGCAGCTTCGAAAAGGCGCTGCTGCAGGAACTCGGCTACGGCCTGACCCTGGAGCACGACAGCTCGGGTCAGCACATCGTGCCGGAAGGCATTTACACTTACCGCATGGAGCAGGGGCCGGTACGCGTCGAGCATGCCGAAGCGGCCGCCCAGACTGTCAGCGGGCAGACCCTGCTCGACCTGGCGGCCGAGGATTTTTCCGATCCGCGTTCGCGCAGCGAGGCCAAGGCCCTGATGCGCACCCTGATGGCCTATTACCTGGCTGGTGTCGAACTGGAAACACGCAAGATATTCAAGGAGTTGCAGGAATTATGA
- a CDS encoding pyridoxine 5'-phosphate synthase: protein MIELGVNIDHIATLRQARMTYEPDPVWGAVEAHLGGADGITVHLREDRRHIQDADVRRLRELTQVKLNLEMAATDEMVGIACALKPEMAMLVPEGRHEVTTEGGLDVLAQEARLKDVISRLADAGIVTSVFIDAEIPQIEAAARIGASVCEIHTGPYAHAFHARGRDAEAPAVLAELAKIRAAGEAIRGLGMRFNAGHALNYYNVQPVARLAGVRELHIGHAIVSRSVFVGLREAVREMKQLMREAAGRGE from the coding sequence ATGATCGAGCTTGGCGTCAATATCGACCACATTGCCACCCTGCGCCAGGCGCGCATGACCTACGAACCCGATCCTGTCTGGGGCGCCGTCGAGGCGCATCTGGGCGGTGCTGACGGCATCACCGTGCATCTGCGCGAAGACCGCCGCCACATCCAGGATGCCGACGTGCGGCGCCTGCGCGAGCTGACCCAGGTCAAGCTCAATCTCGAGATGGCGGCGACCGACGAAATGGTCGGCATTGCCTGTGCCCTCAAGCCGGAAATGGCGATGCTGGTGCCGGAAGGTCGGCACGAGGTGACCACCGAAGGCGGTCTCGACGTACTGGCGCAGGAAGCTCGCCTCAAGGACGTGATCAGTCGTCTGGCCGATGCCGGCATCGTGACCAGCGTCTTCATCGATGCCGAGATCCCGCAGATCGAAGCGGCAGCCCGCATCGGCGCCAGCGTCTGCGAAATCCACACCGGGCCGTATGCGCACGCTTTCCACGCGCGCGGCCGCGACGCCGAGGCACCGGCCGTGCTCGCCGAACTCGCCAAGATTCGCGCCGCCGGCGAGGCGATCCGCGGGCTGGGCATGCGCTTCAACGCCGGGCATGCGCTCAACTATTACAACGTGCAGCCGGTCGCGCGCCTGGCCGGCGTGCGCGAACTGCACATCGGCCACGCCATCGTCAGCCGCTCGGTCTTCGTCGGCCTGCGCGAAGCGGTGCGTGAAATGAAGCAGCTGATGCGCGAAGCGGCCGGGCGGGGCGAATGA
- the acpS gene encoding holo-ACP synthase — translation MIFGIGTDIAAVARLRGMWERHGERALEKLLAPQELDDFARAADKGRFLAKRFAAKEAFGKALGTGISPPAVLPAIAVGHDELGKPSLLFTGQLAEMMQNRGLKAHLSISDEAEYAVAYVILEHA, via the coding sequence ATGATATTCGGCATCGGCACCGACATCGCCGCGGTGGCCCGCCTGCGCGGCATGTGGGAACGCCATGGCGAACGGGCGCTGGAAAAGCTGCTGGCGCCGCAAGAGCTTGACGATTTCGCGCGTGCCGCCGACAAGGGGCGTTTCCTGGCCAAGCGCTTTGCTGCCAAGGAAGCCTTCGGCAAGGCGCTCGGCACCGGCATCAGTCCGCCGGCCGTATTGCCGGCGATCGCGGTCGGACACGACGAACTCGGCAAGCCGTCCCTGCTGTTTACCGGTCAACTCGCCGAAATGATGCAAAACCGCGGCCTGAAGGCCCATCTCTCGATCAGCGACGAAGCCGAGTACGCCGTCGCCTACGTCATTCTGGAGCACGCATGA
- the nagZ gene encoding beta-N-acetylhexosaminidase, whose translation MSALPYGPLMIDIAGQTLTDLDRQRLCHPLVGGIILFSRNFASREQLTALTDEIHALREPRLLIAVDHEGGRVQRFRDGFTRLPAMRTLGELYQRDAAAGLEATRAAGLVLAAELRACGVDYSFTPVLDLDYGPSRVIGDRAFHRDPEVVIALASALGEGLHAAGMGNCGKHYPGHGYVIPDSHVELPIDDRALDAMQEDLLPYRRLALDAVMAAHVIYECFDCNTAVFSSKWIDYLRNDIKFDGVVFTDDLSMAGAGVVGDMLARVQTAYAAGCDMLLVCNAPDSVALVLDNWQPQIDARRGPRVGKLLPQQPVMALTDPAYLAALAQVAALTA comes from the coding sequence ATGAGCGCCTTGCCCTATGGTCCGCTGATGATAGACATCGCCGGCCAGACGCTGACCGATCTCGACCGGCAGCGTCTTTGCCATCCGCTGGTTGGCGGCATCATCCTGTTCTCGCGCAATTTTGCCTCGCGCGAGCAGTTGACCGCGCTGACTGATGAAATCCACGCGCTGCGCGAGCCGCGCCTGCTCATTGCGGTCGATCACGAAGGCGGGCGGGTGCAGCGTTTCCGCGACGGCTTCACGCGCCTGCCGGCGATGCGCACGCTGGGCGAGTTGTACCAGCGTGATGCCGCCGCTGGCCTGGAGGCGACGCGCGCGGCCGGCCTGGTGCTGGCCGCGGAGCTGCGTGCCTGTGGCGTAGATTATTCCTTCACCCCGGTGCTCGACCTCGATTACGGCCCGTCGCGGGTGATCGGCGATCGTGCCTTCCATCGTGATCCGGAGGTCGTGATCGCGCTCGCCAGCGCGCTCGGCGAGGGCCTGCACGCTGCCGGCATGGGCAATTGCGGCAAGCATTATCCGGGGCACGGTTATGTGATTCCCGACTCGCACGTCGAGTTGCCGATCGATGACCGGGCACTGGATGCGATGCAGGAAGACCTGCTGCCGTATCGCCGTCTGGCGCTCGATGCGGTCATGGCGGCACACGTCATCTACGAGTGTTTCGATTGCAATACTGCCGTATTTTCAAGTAAATGGATTGATTACTTGAGAAACGACATCAAGTTTGATGGCGTGGTTTTTACCGACGATTTGTCGATGGCCGGTGCTGGCGTGGTCGGCGACATGCTGGCCCGGGTGCAGACCGCCTATGCTGCCGGTTGCGACATGCTGCTCGTTTGCAATGCGCCGGATTCAGTCGCCCTGGTGCTCGACAACTGGCAGCCACAGATCGATGCCCGGCGCGGGCCGCGGGTCGGAAAACTGTTGCCGCAGCAGCCGGTGATGGCCTTGACTGATCCGGCCTACCTTGCTGCCTTGGCGCAGGTCGCCGCGCTGACGGCCTGA
- the argC gene encoding N-acetyl-gamma-glutamyl-phosphate reductase has product MTYKVFVDGQEGTTGLQINEYLGKRADITLLKIDADKRKDLAERKRLINESDVTFLCLPDDAAKESVSLVDNPNTCIIDASTAHRINPDWTFGLPELAPDQRAKIRASKRIANPGCHASAFILALKPLVAAGLLPVDTQIAAHSITGYSGGGKKMIADYEAASANPTELKAPRPYALGLAHKHLPEMCAYTGLTVEPIFQPIVGPFYKGLTVTAFLQPQQFTRPATPAEVQKIIADYYAGEAFINVLPVDLESTTEGGFYNVEANNDSNRVDIAVFGNAQRMLLMARLDNLGKGASGAAVQAMNVHLGVEESLGLV; this is encoded by the coding sequence ATGACCTATAAAGTCTTTGTCGACGGCCAGGAAGGCACCACCGGCCTGCAGATCAACGAATACCTCGGCAAGCGCGCCGACATCACGCTGCTCAAGATCGATGCCGACAAGCGCAAGGATCTGGCCGAGCGCAAGCGCCTGATCAACGAATCCGACGTCACCTTCCTGTGCCTGCCGGACGATGCGGCCAAGGAGTCGGTCAGCCTCGTCGACAACCCGAACACCTGCATCATCGACGCATCGACCGCGCACCGGATCAACCCGGACTGGACCTTCGGCCTGCCCGAACTGGCCCCGGACCAGCGCGCCAAGATTCGCGCCAGCAAGCGCATCGCCAATCCAGGCTGCCACGCCTCGGCTTTCATCCTGGCGCTCAAGCCGCTGGTCGCCGCCGGCCTACTGCCGGTCGACACGCAAATTGCAGCACATTCCATCACCGGCTACTCAGGTGGCGGCAAGAAGATGATCGCCGACTACGAGGCAGCCAGCGCCAACCCGACCGAACTCAAGGCACCGCGCCCCTACGCGCTCGGCCTCGCCCACAAGCACCTGCCGGAAATGTGCGCCTACACCGGGTTGACCGTCGAGCCGATCTTCCAGCCCATCGTCGGCCCCTTCTACAAGGGCCTGACCGTGACCGCCTTCCTGCAGCCGCAGCAATTCACCCGCCCGGCAACGCCGGCCGAGGTACAGAAGATCATCGCCGACTACTACGCCGGCGAAGCCTTCATCAATGTTTTGCCGGTCGATCTCGAGAGCACGACCGAAGGCGGCTTCTACAACGTCGAAGCCAACAACGACAGCAACCGCGTGGACATCGCCGTCTTCGGCAATGCGCAGCGCATGCTGCTCATGGCGCGCCTCGACAATCTCGGCAAGGGCGCCTCCGGTGCCGCCGTGCAGGCGATGAACGTGCATCTTGGCGTCGAGGAAAGCCTCGGCCTGGTCTGA
- the efp gene encoding elongation factor P: MKTAQELRSGNVIMVGADPLVVQKTEYNKSGRNAAVVKMKLKNLLTAAASEAVYKADDKFEVVVLDKKEVTYSYFADPMYVFMDADYEQYEVEAENMTDALKYLEDGLACEVVFYNGKAISVELPNSVVREVIYTEPAVKGDTSGKVMKPAKLATGFELPVPAFVSIGDKIEIDTRTDEYKNRVK; the protein is encoded by the coding sequence ATGAAGACCGCACAGGAACTCCGCTCCGGCAACGTGATCATGGTCGGCGCCGACCCGCTCGTCGTCCAGAAGACCGAGTACAACAAATCCGGCCGCAACGCTGCGGTCGTCAAAATGAAGCTCAAGAACCTGTTGACCGCTGCGGCTTCCGAAGCCGTCTACAAGGCCGACGACAAGTTCGAAGTCGTCGTGCTCGACAAGAAGGAAGTGACCTACTCCTACTTCGCTGACCCGATGTACGTGTTCATGGACGCCGACTACGAGCAGTACGAAGTCGAAGCCGAAAACATGACCGACGCGCTGAAATACCTGGAAGACGGCCTGGCTTGCGAAGTTGTTTTCTACAACGGCAAGGCCATTTCCGTCGAATTGCCGAACAGCGTCGTGCGCGAAGTGATCTACACCGAGCCGGCCGTCAAGGGCGACACCTCGGGCAAGGTCATGAAGCCGGCCAAGCTGGCTACCGGTTTCGAACTGCCGGTTCCGGCCTTCGTCAGCATCGGCGACAAGATCGAAATCGACACCCGCACCGACGAGTACAAGAACCGCGTCAAGTAA
- the earP gene encoding elongation factor P maturation arginine rhamnosyltransferase EarP, whose product MAAMQRVWDIFCRVIDNYGDIGVCWRLARQLAGEHGIAVRLWVDEPASLQALCPALDCAQASQTVDGIEVHHWTEQSTFESVGDVVIEAFACELPASYVQAMAAATPKPHWINLEYLSAENWVEGCHAMASPHPTLALTKHFFFPGFTASTGGLLRERDLLARRAAAQQTQASSPALQISMFCYDTAPLGELLDQMAATPTPIVCHVPPGKPLAAAQAHLGGSGPWQINQLRVEPIPFLSQDDYDRLLWRCDINFVRGEDSFLRAQWAGRPFVWQIYEQKEAAHLDKLEAFLQRYTADFREKPGKAVPAMFRAWNTGKNVATAWDDFLAARAEIGEQTGRWTQKLAEQPDLATRLVKFCSPKV is encoded by the coding sequence ATGGCGGCCATGCAGCGAGTCTGGGACATCTTTTGCCGGGTCATCGACAACTACGGCGACATCGGCGTGTGCTGGCGGCTGGCCAGGCAACTGGCCGGCGAACACGGCATCGCCGTCCGCCTCTGGGTGGATGAGCCGGCCAGCCTGCAGGCGCTCTGCCCGGCCCTCGATTGCGCGCAGGCCAGCCAGACGGTTGACGGTATCGAGGTCCATCACTGGACAGAGCAATCCACCTTCGAGTCGGTCGGCGACGTCGTTATAGAGGCCTTCGCCTGCGAACTGCCGGCCAGCTATGTCCAAGCGATGGCCGCCGCAACGCCCAAGCCGCACTGGATCAATCTCGAATACCTGAGCGCCGAAAACTGGGTCGAAGGCTGCCACGCCATGGCGTCGCCCCACCCGACCCTGGCGCTGACCAAGCACTTCTTTTTCCCCGGTTTTACGGCGTCGACCGGTGGCCTGCTGCGCGAACGCGATTTGCTGGCCCGGCGCGCCGCTGCGCAGCAAACCCAGGCGAGTAGCCCGGCCCTGCAAATCAGCATGTTTTGCTACGACACGGCGCCACTCGGCGAGTTGCTCGACCAGATGGCCGCAACGCCAACCCCCATCGTCTGCCACGTCCCGCCCGGCAAGCCGCTGGCGGCGGCGCAGGCGCATCTCGGCGGCAGCGGCCCCTGGCAAATCAATCAACTGCGCGTCGAACCGATTCCCTTCCTCAGCCAGGACGATTACGACCGCCTGCTCTGGCGCTGTGACATCAATTTCGTGCGCGGCGAGGACTCCTTCCTGCGCGCCCAGTGGGCCGGCCGTCCCTTCGTCTGGCAGATCTACGAACAGAAGGAAGCGGCCCACCTCGACAAGCTCGAAGCCTTCCTGCAGCGGTACACCGCCGATTTTCGCGAAAAACCTGGGAAGGCCGTCCCCGCCATGTTCCGCGCCTGGAATACCGGCAAAAATGTGGCGACAGCCTGGGACGACTTCCTTGCCGCGCGCGCCGAAATCGGCGAGCAAACCGGACGATGGACGCAAAAGCTCGCCGAACAGCCGGATTTGGCGACGAGGCTCGTCAAATTCTGTTCTCCCAAGGTATAA
- a CDS encoding uracil-DNA glycosylase: MPEFKDPQDCVACPRLAAHLAMIRQRDPDWHALPVPAFGPLSARLLVVGLGPGEKGANRTGRPFSGDVAGELLYPALHRFGFASVAEPLGADKWANPLMQLTDCRVTNAVRCLPPANKPVTAEIRQCNGHLKAELAAMPNLQVIVALGGVAHQALLWAYGLKLKEHVFGHNVTHQLPDGRLLVDSYHCSGYNWRTGRLSRESFEAVFAGIQTHLR, from the coding sequence ATGCCAGAATTCAAAGATCCTCAGGACTGCGTCGCCTGTCCGCGCCTTGCTGCGCACCTCGCCATGATCCGCCAGCGCGACCCCGACTGGCATGCCTTGCCAGTGCCGGCCTTCGGTCCGCTCAGCGCGCGCCTGCTGGTGGTCGGTCTCGGGCCGGGCGAAAAAGGGGCGAATCGCACCGGTCGACCGTTCAGCGGCGACGTTGCCGGCGAACTGCTCTATCCGGCCCTGCATCGTTTCGGTTTCGCCAGCGTCGCCGAGCCGCTCGGCGCCGACAAATGGGCCAACCCGCTGATGCAGCTGACCGATTGCCGCGTCACCAATGCCGTGCGCTGCCTGCCGCCGGCCAACAAGCCGGTGACCGCCGAAATCCGCCAGTGCAACGGTCATCTCAAAGCTGAGCTGGCTGCCATGCCGAATCTGCAGGTGATCGTCGCCCTTGGCGGCGTCGCGCACCAGGCGTTGCTCTGGGCTTACGGCCTAAAACTCAAGGAGCACGTCTTCGGGCACAACGTCACGCATCAGTTGCCGGACGGGCGCCTGCTCGTCGATAGTTACCACTGCAGCGGCTACAACTGGCGCACCGGACGGCTGTCGCGTGAAAGCTTCGAGGCGGTGTTCGCCGGCATCCAGACGCATCTGCGCTGA
- the uvrC gene encoding excinuclease ABC subunit UvrC: MSFDHKAFLASLTELPGVYRMLDANDVVLYVGKAKNLKKRVTSYFRENLPSLRIAHMVSQIDHIETTATRTEAEALLLENNLIKSLAPRYNILFRDDKSYPYIVVTRGDYPRLGFYRGNPDRKADYFGPYPSSWAVRDSIHLLQKMFRLRTCEDTVFANRSRPCLLYQIKRCSGPCVDLVSPEEYAADVQLAAMFLLGKQQEVTRRLNQAMEEAAARLAFEQAAIYRDQIQSLHQVQEKQFVSSSKGEDVDIVVAQREAGQLCVNLAMVRGGRHLGDRPLFPSNAGESTPVDAIAAFIRQHYSMHPAPARLLISPALPADEKGELEGALAELAGRPVPIQEGRSELHKAWVEMAFQNVRLAILARNQASAQQEQRLAALQEALQLPEAIERIECFDISHTMGEAAVASCVVYQGNGMKRSDYRRFNMRDITPGDDYAAMRQAVSRRYDKVASGEGTAPDLILIDGGKGQVASAYAALADLRLTHIPMLGVAKGEERKPGLETLIFPEGREPLQLPPEHPALHLIQEVRDEAHRFAITGHRARRSKARKTSTLESLPGIGPARRKALVARFGGLPGVLAASAEQLAEVPGVSRELADKIYSALH; the protein is encoded by the coding sequence ATGAGTTTCGACCACAAGGCCTTTCTTGCCTCGTTGACCGAGTTGCCCGGCGTGTACCGGATGCTCGATGCCAACGACGTCGTGCTCTATGTCGGCAAGGCGAAAAACCTCAAGAAGCGGGTCACCTCGTATTTCCGGGAAAACCTGCCGAGCCTGCGCATCGCGCACATGGTCAGCCAGATCGACCATATCGAGACGACCGCGACGCGCACCGAAGCCGAGGCGCTGCTGCTCGAGAACAACCTGATCAAGTCGCTGGCGCCGCGCTACAACATCCTGTTTCGCGACGACAAGTCCTATCCCTATATCGTCGTCACGCGCGGCGACTATCCGCGCCTTGGCTTCTACCGCGGCAACCCGGATCGCAAGGCCGATTACTTCGGGCCGTATCCGTCGTCCTGGGCGGTGCGCGACAGCATTCACCTGCTGCAGAAAATGTTCCGTCTGCGCACCTGCGAAGACACGGTATTCGCCAATCGCTCGCGCCCCTGTCTGCTCTACCAGATCAAACGCTGCAGCGGCCCCTGTGTCGATCTGGTTTCGCCCGAGGAATACGCGGCCGATGTGCAGCTCGCGGCGATGTTCCTGCTCGGCAAGCAGCAGGAAGTCACCAGGCGCCTGAACCAGGCGATGGAAGAGGCGGCGGCGCGCCTCGCTTTTGAGCAGGCGGCGATCTATCGCGACCAGATCCAGTCGCTGCACCAGGTGCAGGAAAAGCAGTTCGTCTCGAGCAGCAAGGGCGAGGACGTCGATATCGTCGTCGCGCAGCGCGAAGCCGGGCAGTTGTGCGTCAATCTGGCCATGGTGCGCGGCGGACGTCATCTTGGCGACCGGCCGCTGTTCCCGAGCAATGCCGGCGAATCGACGCCGGTTGATGCCATCGCCGCCTTCATCCGCCAGCATTACTCAATGCATCCGGCGCCGGCCCGCCTGCTCATTTCGCCGGCCTTGCCGGCTGATGAAAAGGGCGAGCTGGAAGGCGCGCTGGCCGAGCTGGCCGGGCGTCCGGTGCCGATTCAGGAAGGGCGCTCGGAATTGCACAAGGCCTGGGTCGAGATGGCTTTCCAGAACGTCCGGCTTGCCATCCTGGCGCGCAACCAGGCCTCGGCGCAGCAGGAACAACGCCTCGCTGCGCTGCAGGAAGCCTTGCAGTTGCCGGAGGCGATCGAGCGCATCGAATGTTTCGACATCAGTCACACCATGGGCGAGGCCGCCGTCGCTTCCTGTGTCGTTTATCAGGGTAACGGCATGAAGCGCTCCGACTACCGCCGTTTCAACATGCGCGACATAACGCCGGGTGACGATTACGCGGCCATGCGCCAGGCGGTCAGCCGGCGTTACGACAAGGTCGCGAGCGGCGAGGGGACGGCGCCCGACCTGATCCTGATCGATGGCGGCAAGGGGCAGGTCGCTTCGGCCTATGCGGCATTGGCCGATCTTCGCCTGACGCACATCCCGATGCTTGGTGTCGCCAAGGGCGAGGAGCGCAAGCCGGGGCTAGAAACGCTGATTTTCCCTGAGGGGCGGGAGCCGTTACAATTGCCGCCGGAACACCCGGCCCTGCACCTGATCCAGGAAGTCCGCGACGAAGCCCACCGTTTTGCCATCACCGGCCACCGTGCCCGGCGCAGCAAGGCACGCAAGACTTCGACGCTGGAAAGCCTGCCCGGTATCGGCCCGGCCCGGCGCAAGGCACTGGTTGCACGTTTCGGTGGCTTGCCCGGCGTTCTCGCGGCCAGTGCGGAGCAACTGGCAGAAGTCCCCGGTGTCAGCCGGGAGTTGGCCGATAAAATCTATTCTGCGCTACATTGA
- the pgsA gene encoding CDP-diacylglycerol--glycerol-3-phosphate 3-phosphatidyltransferase encodes MPFNLPILLTWLRIVAIPLLIAIYYLPASWATLAERDVAATLIFVAAALTDWADGYLARRLNQTSAFGAFLDPVADKLMVAAALIVLVQLGRTDAIIATIIIGREITISALREWMAKIGAAKSVAVSMLGKVKTAAQMLAIPLLLYRVPLFGQDVLVLGNWLIWIAALLTLWSMGYYLRMAWPEIAKRSAEK; translated from the coding sequence ATGCCTTTCAATTTGCCCATCCTGCTTACCTGGCTCCGCATTGTGGCGATTCCGCTGCTGATTGCGATCTATTACCTGCCAGCCAGCTGGGCGACCCTGGCCGAGCGCGATGTCGCCGCCACCCTCATTTTTGTCGCGGCCGCGCTCACCGACTGGGCGGACGGCTACCTGGCCCGGCGCCTGAACCAGACTTCGGCGTTCGGCGCCTTCCTCGACCCGGTTGCCGACAAGCTGATGGTCGCTGCCGCCCTGATCGTGCTGGTCCAGTTGGGGCGTACCGATGCGATCATCGCGACCATCATCATCGGTCGCGAGATCACGATTTCTGCCTTGCGTGAATGGATGGCCAAGATCGGTGCGGCGAAAAGCGTTGCCGTTTCGATGCTGGGCAAGGTCAAGACGGCAGCCCAGATGCTGGCAATTCCCCTGCTTTTGTACCGTGTACCGCTGTTCGGGCAGGATGTTCTGGTGCTCGGTAACTGGTTGATCTGGATCGCCGCCTTGCTGACCTTGTGGTCGATGGGCTATTACCTGCGCATGGCTTGGCCAGAAATTGCCAAACGCAGCGCAGAAAAATAA